The genomic segment CTGGTTGGCCCGCTCGTTGACCTCGCGGTAGGTCAGCCGGACGTCCCCGCACACCACCGCTTCACGGTCCGGCGCCCGCCGCACCACGTCCTCGAAGAGTTCGTTGAGCCGCTTGTCCTCGTCGAACTCGCCGTCGGTGCCGTTCCACTGGTGCAGCTGGAGTTCCTGCTCCGCCGACACCAGGTCGATGTCCGCGACCAGCTGCTCGGGACGGCCGATGAACTGGCCGAGCACCTCACGGGCCACGTCGAGCACCCCGGCGATGATCTTGTCCTCGAAGAACTCACCGGCGTAGGCGATCCGCCAGTGCAGGCAGCCGGCCGCCGGGTCGTCCCGCACGATCGTCACCAGCGGCGCGGGCGGGAGCTCGGTGAAGCCGAGGTGGCCGTCCGCGAGCACGAGCAGCGCGTCGAAGAGCCCGCGCTGCAGCAACTCCTCCGGCGGGAGGTACATGTCCTCGCGCGCGACGGCGTCTTCGAGCTGCTCGGCGGCCTCGGCGCAGGTCAGCCCGGCCTGCTCGAGGTGGTCGACGACGACCGGGAGCACCTTGCCGTCCCGCAGGAACGCGACCACGGTCTGGTGGCCGTGCCCGTAGGCGTGCAGCACGCTGTGCAGCGTGGCGAGCGCGAACGCTTCGAGCGGCATCGCGCCCAGCGCCTGCTTGAGCGCGGTGTAGTCCTGGCCGGAGATGGTGAGTTCCTTCTCCTGGGTGGCGCGGACGGCCGTGTCGCTGTCGCGGACGGCGACCCGGTGCCGCCACTCGTCCTTGAGCAGCATTTCCAGGTCACAGCGCTGACCGGCGATCGCGTCGATGCGCGCGCACCAGTCCGCGGCCGACTTCAGGTGTCGTGCTGACGTCATCGAGGGAATTCCTTCTCGTCTTCTCGTCGAGCTCGCCGGGTTCGTGGCGGGGGATTGCTGAGCGCGTCAGCCGCGGGGAGCCAGGCTGGCCGCCAGCGCTTCGAGGCCCTGGTCCAGTTCGCTCTCGGTGATCGTCAGCGGGGGCCGGAAGCGCAGGCCGCGCGTCCCGCACGGCAGCGCGATCACCTGGTGCCCGGTGTACATCCGGCGCAGGACCGCGTCGCGCTGCTCGGTGTCCGGCAGGTCCACCGCGCACATCAGGCCGCGGCCGCGGGCGTTGGTGACCACCCCGGGGTGCCGCTCGGCCAGTGCTTCCAGCCCGTCGCGCAGGTACTTCCCGCGCTGCACCACCGAATCCAGCAGGTCCGTGCGCTCGATGGTCTCCAGCACCCGGGTGGCGCGGACCATGTCGGCCAGGTTGCCGCCCCAGGTCGAGCTGATCCGGGAGGACACGGCGAACACGTTGCTCTCGACCTCGCCGATCCGGCCGCCGCCCATCACCCCGCACACCTGGGTCTTCTTGCCGAAGGCCACCAGGTCCGGGCGCAGGCCCAGTTGCTGGTAGGCCCACGCGGTGCCGGTCAGCCCGCAGCCGCTCTGCACCTCGTCGAGCACGAACAACGCGTCGTGGCGGTGGCAGAGGTCCTGCATCGCCTGGAGGAACTCGGCGCTGAAGTGGTTGTCGCCGCCCTCGCCCTGGATGGGCTCGGCGAGGAAGCAGGCGATCATGCCGTCCGCGGCCCGGAACGCCTCTTCCGCGGCCTCGAGCGCCCGTCGCTCGGCCTCCCGGTTCGCCTCGGCGTGCGTGGTCAGCGGGTGCTCCAGCGCGGGGGCGGGGATGCGCGGCCAGTCGAACTTGGGGTAGCGCGCGGTCTTCGACGGGTCGGTGTTCGTCAGCGACATGGTGTAGCCGCTGCGGCCGTGGAAGGACCGCTCCAGGTGCAGGACCTGCAGCCGGTTCACCGCCCGGTCGTCCAGCCCGAGTTTCTGCGCCTTCCAGTCGAAGGCGGCCTTCAGCGCGTTCTCCACCGCCAGCGCGCCACCGTCCACGAAGAACAGGTGCGGGAGCAGCGGATCACCGAGCACGCGGGCGAAGGTGGTGACGAACTTGGCGTAGGGCACGGTGTAGACGTCGGGGTTCGACGGCTTGTTCACCGCGGCCGCGGCGAGTTCCCCGACGAAGGCCGGGTCGTCCACGATGCAGGACGGGTTGATCCCGAGTGGCGCGGAGGCGAAGAATGAGAACAGATCGAGGTAGCGGGTGCCGGTGACGGCGTCGACGAGCCAGGGGCCCGCACTCGCCTCGAGGTCGAGCACCAGGTCGTAGCCGTCGGTGAGCACGTGGCGGGCGAGCGCCTGGCGCACGTCGCGAGCGTCCGGGCCCGCCGGTACGCGGGCGGCGGGCATCTCGAGAACCATTGCTGTCCCCCAGCGTGTGTCAGTGGTGGTCGGAGAAAGGGCCGTTCGGGGGACCCCGCCACCCGTCCGGACGCAGCGGGGCGCACAGACAGTGAAAGGCCGGGTCGGCGAATTCGGTCAAGGCGGCGTTGGGCCGCCGCTCAGTTGCTCGACAAAGCTCGACAATACTGCTCGACAATGCTCCGGTGGATTAATCGGGTTTGCCTACTCGGTCGATGCGGGGAAGCCGCCGCGAAAATGATCAGCGCACATCAACGGGTAGCGGTGAACTCGCCACAGGACCGAGGCTAACAGCGCGAGCCGGTCCGTGAACCGCCATTGGGGTGACTACCGTCCACCGCGCCCGTGCTGTCAGACCTTCGTCGGATGGAGCGCGGCAATCCTTGACACACAAGGGATTTTCACAGATAGGCCACCCGGCCCCGTGGTGCGCTGCGCCATACCGGGCGGTTTTTCTTTGCCAACCCGCGACGACGGCTGGTAGCCTTTCCACATCGGCTGCGGGCACCGCGCCGCCTGGGGAATGCTTTCATCCGCGCATACCGGCTGCGGTGCTCCGCGCTTTCGCCGAATGCCCGGCCGACCATTTTTTCCGCTTACCGTCCTTATACTCTTCGGGGAGACCTGCGCATGGTGGCGACCGCCTGGGCGAACGCCCGTGAGCAGGTGTCGCTCGATCCCGCGGTGACCAATCTCAACGCCGGTTCCTGCGGCCCGCTCCCCCGTCCGGTGTTCGACCGGGTCACCGCGCTGCGCGCGCGGATGGCCGCCGGGCCGATGGACTTCCTCTCGCGGCAGTTGCCGCCACTGCTGTGGACCGCGCGCGAACGCCTGGCCGGCTACCTCGGCGCACGGCCGGAACGGCTGGCCTTCGCCACCAACGTGACCGGCGCGGTCAACCTGGTGGCCTCGTCGGTACAGCCGCACCTGGCCGCCGGCGGGGAGATCCTGCTTTCGGACCAGGAGTACGCGCCCATGCGGTGGTGCTGGGAGCGGGTGGCGCGACATCAGGGCCTGGTGGTCCGGACCTTTCGCCTCCCGGTTCAACCACTGGACCCCGACGAGGTCGTCGAGGCGGCCACGGCCGCGATGGGCCCGCGCACGCGGCTCCTCTTCTTCAGCCACGTGGTCTCGTCCACCGGCCTGGTCCTGCCCGCCACGCGGTTGTGCGAGGAAGCCCGCCGCCGCGGCGTCCTGACCGTGGTCGACGGCGCGCAGGCCCCCGGGTTCACCGACCTGGACCTGGCGGCCCTGCCCTGCGACTACTACGCGGGCAGCGGGCACAAGTGGCTGCTGGCGCCCACCGGCGTCGGCTTCCTGCACTTCGCCGAGGACCAGGCGGGCGTGCTCCGCCCGCCACAGGTGAGCTGGGGTTACCGCCCCGACGGCGAAAACCCGTCCGACGAACGCAACCGGTTCGGCAGCACCGACCGGCTGCGCAACCTCGAATGCGAGGGCACGCGGGACCTGTGCCCCTGGCTCGCGGTGCCGTCGGCGATCGACTTCCAGGCCGGGCTCGGGCACGGACGCGTGCGGGAACGCATGCGGGAGCTGGCGGCCTTCACCCGCGAGCGCCTCAGCGGCTGGCGCGGCCTGGAACCGGTGACCCCGGCACACCCCGGGCTCTCCGGCGCGATGACCGCGTTCCGGCTCCCGCCGGGCACGGACACCGCGGGGCTGCGTCACGGCCTGTGGGACCGCTTCCGGATCGACGTGCCGGTGCTCGACCGGCCGGACGGCCCGCTGCTGCGGGTGTCCACGCATTTCTACAACACCGAAACCGAAGTCGAGCGCCTGGCGGAGGCGCTGAAGGAGCTGAGCAAATGACGGACGCGACCGTGCCGACCTTCGATCTGGCCGAGCTGCGTGAGGGCTTGCACCAGGAGGAGTTCCGCCACTGCCTGCGCGAGAAGGGCGTGTTCTACCTCAAGGGCACCGGGCTCGCCGAGGCGGACCACGCCTCGGCGCGGGAGATCGCGGTGGACTTCTTCGACCACGGCACCGAGGCCGAGAAGAAGGCGGTGATGACGCCGATCCCGACCATCCGGCGCGGGTACGCCGGGCTGGAGTCCGAGAGCACCGCGCAGATCACGAACACCGGCAAGTACACCGACTACTCGATGTCGTACTCGATGGGCACCGCGGACAACCTGTTCCCCAGCGCCGAGTTCGAGAAGGCGTGGGAGGACTACTTCGCGCGGATGTACCGCGCTTCGCAGGACGTCGCGCGGCAGGTGCTGACCTCGGTCGGCGCGGAACCCGAGGTCGGCATGGACGCCTTCCTCGACTGCGAACCCCTGCTGCGCCTGCGCTACTTCCCCGAGGTGCCCGAGGATCGCGTGGCCGAGGAGCAGCCGCTGCGGATGGCCCCGCACTACGACCTCTCGATCGTCACCCTGATCCACCAGACCCCTTGCGCGAACGGGTTCGTCAGCCTGCAGGTCGAGGTGGACGGGTCCTATGTGGACATCCCGGCGCAGCCGGGCGCGGTGCTGGTGTTCTGCGGCGCGGTGGCGACGCTGGTGGCCGACGGCGCGATCAAGGCGCCCAAGCACCACGTGGCCGCGCCCGGCGCGGACAAGCGGGTGGGCAGCAGCCGCACCTCCAGCGTGTTCTTCCTGCGCCCCAACGGGGACTTCCGCTTCTCGGTGCCGCGGGCCAGGGAGTGCGGGTTCGACGTCAGCATCCCGGCCGAGACCGCCACCTTCGACGACTGGATCGGCGGCAACTACATCAACATCCGGAAGACCGCCGCCGCCCGGTGACCAGCGTCCGGGGGGCTTCCAAGACCGGCAGGACCAGCAAGACCAGCACCGCGACCACCGCGCTGGTACTGGCGTGCACGGCGCACTTCCTGGTCGTGTTCGACACGTCGGTGATCACCGTGGCGCTGCCGTCGGTGCGGGCGGATCTGGGCTTCGCCCCGGCGAGCCTGCAGTGGGTGGTCAACAGCTACACGCTGGCCTTCGCCGGGCTGTTGCTGTTCGGCGGCAGGCTCGCCGACATCCACGGCCACCGGCGGGTGTTCCTCGGCGGCCTGGCGGTGTTCACCCTGACCAGCCTGATCGGCGGGCTGGCCACGTCACCGGCGATGCTGATCGCGGCGCGGGCCGGGCAGGGCGCGGGTGCGGCCGTGCTCGCGCCGCTGGCGGTCACCATGCTGACCACCTCGTTCCCCGAGGGGCCGCGGCGGACGCGGGCGCTGACCATCTCCACCGCGGTGGCGCTGGTCGGCGGGGCCTCGGGCAACCTGCTCGGTGGCGTGTTCACCGAGTTCCTGTCGTGGCGGTCGGTGCTGCTGGTCAACGTGCCGATCGGCATCCCGGTGCTGTTCCTGGCCGCACGCGTGCTCGCCCGGCCCGCGGAAACGCCGTGGGGCCGCGTCCGGCTCGACCTGCCGGGCGCGGTGCTGGCCACGGCCGGGCTGACGCTGCTCACCCTCGGTGTCTCGCAGACCCACGAGCACGGCTGGAGCGAAGCGGCGGTGGCGGTGCCGCTGGCGGGCGGACTGCTCGCGCTGCTGGCGTTCGTGGTGGTCGAGGCGAGGTTCGCCGCGTCACCGCTGATCCCGCCGCGGCTGTTCGGCCTGCCCGGGGTCGGCTGGGGCAACCTGGCCATGCTGCTGGCCGGGGCGAGCCAGGTCCCGGTGTGGTTCTTCCTCACCCTGAGCATGCAGCACGTGCTCGGGTACAGCGCCGCGCAGGCCGGGCTGGGGTTCGTGCCGCACGCGCTGGTGATGCTGGTGGTGGGCCTGCGGGTGGTGCCGTGGCTGATGCGGCACGTGCAGGCCAGGGTGCTCATCGCCGCGGGCGCGGCGATCGGCGCGCTCGGGTTCTGGTGGCAGAGCCTGCTCACCCCGGACAGCGCCTACCTCGGCGGCATCCTCGGCCCGGCGGTGCTGATCTCCATCGGCGGCGGCCTGGTCGGCACACCGCTGGCCAGGACGGTCACCTCCGGCGTCGGGCCGCTCGACGCCGGCGCCGCCTCCGGGCTGATGAACACCACCCGGCAGTTCGGCGGCGCGTTCGGGCTGGCCGTGTTGCTGACGGTGACCGGCAGCGGCACCTCCGGCAGTCCCGCGGAACTGGCGTCGCACTACGGCGACGCGTTCGTCGGCATCGCGGTGTTCATGCTCGCGATCGCGGTGCTGACCCCGGTCCTGCCCGCCCTGCGCGATCGACCTCTCCAGGTGTGATCCACGTCTCACCCGTGGCGCGATGAGTCCGGTCCTCCGGTGGAGTCTGCTTCTTCGAACAGCGACTTCCGGAGGAAAACGCATGGCTCAGCTGCTGAGAGTCCAGAACTTCAACGTCTCGTCCGACGGCTACGGTGCCGGGGAAGGCCAGAGCCTTCAGCGGCCGTTCGGCCACGCCGACCCCCGCGAGATCTTCGCCTGGGCCGGGGCCACGGCGAGCTGGCCCAACCGCACCGAGCCGGGCGGCACCCGCGGCCTCGACGACCACCTCGTCCGGGACTTCCACCACAACATCGGCGCGGAGATCATGGGCCGCAACAAGTTCGGCCCGCAGCGGGGCCCGTGGGAGAACCACGACTGGCTCGGCTGGTGGGGCGACGAGCCGCCGTTCCACACCCCGGTCTTCGTGCTGACCCACCACGAGCGGCCGTCGTTCACCCTGTCCGACACCACCTTCCACTTCGTCGGCGGTGACCTGGCCGCCGTGCTGAAGCGGGCGAAGGAAGCGGCGCAGGGCAAGGACGTCCGGCTCGGCGGCGGCGCCACCACCATCCGCGCCTTCCTCGACGCCGACCTCGTCGACACCCTGCACGTGGCGGTGGCGCAGCCCGAGCTGGGCGCCGGTTCGCGGCTCTGGGAGTCGCCCGACGAGCTGCGCGACCGCTTCCACGTCGACGTCGTACCCAGCCCGAGCGGGGTCACCCACCACCTCTTCTGGCGGAAGTGACCCCTCGCGCCCTCAGGCCCGGGTGAACTCCATGACCCAGTTGGACTCCCAGGTCCGGCCGCCGTCGGCGGAGAACTCCTGTTCCCAGCGCGCCGAGTCCGGGGTGATGCCCGACCAGAGGTAGTGCGCCCTGATCGGCCTGCCTTCGTGCTCGTCGTCGCCGTAGAAGTCGCCGCGGCCGTCGGTGAAGGTGCCGAAGACCGGCGGGAAGAGGCGGCCGGTCTGGCTGTTGGACCAGTAGAGCGCCCATTCCTGCCGCTCGACGTCGAACAACCGGAGGGTGAACCCCCGGGTGCCCAGGGTCGGGAAGAGGATCTCGTCGGTGTTCCCGCCACCGTCGAAAAGGGACCGCGAGGTGCTGGTGCCCGGGAACTCCACCCAGTCGCCGGCACCGGACAGGACCGTCCTGAGCCGTCGGTTGGCCACGTTCCAGGACCCGAGCAGGAAGTCGAAATCGTTCACGCCGCTGATGCTGCCCGCCCATCACTGACATCTTCTGTCAGTGACCGGCGGGCGAGTTCGTTCCCCTGCTAGAACTGGGAAAAGACCAAGGGGGACGAGATGCCGTTCGACCACGCTCACTGGCAGGAGCGCTTCGACGCGCTGCGCACCGAACACCACGTGCCGGGGGCGGCGCTGGCGGTGTTCGTGGACGGCGAACTCCACGAACTGGCCGGCGGCGTGCTGCACCGCGGGACCGGCGTGGCGGTGACCACGGACTCGGTGTTCCAGTCCGGTTCGGTGGCCAAGGTGTACACCGCGACGCTGGTGATGCAGCTGGTCGACGCCGGGGAACTGCGGCTGGACACCAGGGTCGCCGACGTGCTGCCGGGCTTCGCGGTCGCCGACGCCGAGGTCGCGCGGACCGTGACGATCGGCCGGCTGCTCAGCCACACCAGCGGGATCGCCGGGGACTTCACCCTGGACACCGGCCGCGGTGACGACTGCCTCGCGCGGTTCGTCGAAGCCTGCGCCGACGTGGGCCAGGACTGCCCGCCGGACACGGTGATCTCCTACTGCAGCACCGGGTACGCGCTCCTCGGCCGGATCGTCGAGGTGCTCACCGGCCAGACCTGGGACGACGCCCTGCGCGACCGGCTGTTCACGCCACTGGGGCTCCACCAGTCGATGACCCTGCCGGAGGAGGCGCTGCGGTTCCGCGTGGCCATGAGCCACCTCGGTGAGCTGGGCACCGATCCGGAACCGGCGCCGGTGTGGGACATGCTGCCGCGCTCGGCCGGACCGTACGGCCGGGTCCTCATCACCGCCGCCGACGTCGTGCGCTTCGCCCGGATGCACCTCGATGACGGCGTCGCGCCCGACGGCACACGTGTGCTGTCCGCCGGATCGGCGGCCCTGATGCGGCAGCAGGTCGCCGGTTGCCTGGACACCTGGTCGTTCATGGCGACCGGGTGGGGTCACGGCTGGGCGCTGTACGACTGGGACGGCGTTCCCGGCTACGGGCACGACGGCGCCTCGGGCGGGCAGTTCTCGTACCTGCGGGTCGTGCCCGGCAGCGGGGTCGTGGCCGCGCTGCTGACCAACGGCGGGGTGGCGACCAGCTTCTTCACCGACCTGTTCCGGGAACTGCTCGGCGAACTCGCCGGGGTGCGGATGCCCGAGGTCTTCGCTCCCCCGGCCGAACCGCGGCCGATCGACGTGGCCCCGCTGGCGGGCACGTACGAACGCGAAGGCGTGCGCCTGACGGTCGGCGAGCGCGACGGCGGCCCGTACCTGCGGTTCGAACTGCTCGGCGGCATGGCGGGCTACGCACCGCCGATCGAAGCCGCCCTGGTACCGGTGTCCGCGAACGTACTGGCCATGCCGGGGATGGGCCCGGTCAGCGCGCCCTGGCTCCCGCTGGTCTTCGGCACCTTCCCCGACGGCACGCCCTACGTCTACTTCGGCATGCGGGCGGCGCCCAGGGTCGGCCCGGTCACCCCCAGTCCCGGGTGAAGCAGCCCGCCAGGTACAGGTCCACGCGGTCGGAGAAGCGGCTCAGGTCCCGGCCGGTCAGCTCGGAGATCCGGCTGACCCGGTACCGCAGGGTGTTGACGTGCAGGTGCAACTCGGCCGCGGTCTGCGTCCAGGAGCCGGAGTTCTCCAGGAACACCTTCACCGTGTGCACCAGATCCGAGCCGTGCGCTTCGTCGTAGGACAACAGCGGGCCGAGTACCTTGGCACCGAAGGACCGGCGTAGTTCCTCGGGGACGGCGGCCAGCAACAACAGGTGTGACGCGACCTCGTCCCCGGCGACCACCGAAGCGCGGCCCGGGGCCAGTTCGGCGAGTTTCCTGGCGTGCCGTGCTTCCTGCACGGTCGGGCGCAGGGCCTGCGCGTCCGGCGCCCGGCCGATCCCGACCGCCAGCCGGGCCGAGCCGAGAGCGGGTTCCACCACGAGCACGGCTTCGCGGATCCGCTCGACCAGGCCGTCCACCGGCTCCCGGACCGCCAGCAGACCGAACGTCTCCGCGTCGAGCGAACCGACCAGCGCCGGGCCGCCGAACGGGGCAAGCACCTCGTCGAGGATCACCGGCGCCAGGCCGGGGCCACCACCCTGCACGCCCGCCGAAAGCACCAGAACCTGGTCCTCGGCGGAAAACCCGGCGGCCCCGAGTCGCGAGTCCAGGTCCGCCTGCGTGGCTTCCGCCGACAACACCCGGCGCAGCAACGGTTCCGCGGCCCGGTTCTCGATGCGCTTCGCATCGTCCAAACGGGACCGTTCGAGCCCGGCCAGCGCGGCGAACTCGGCGGCGACCTCCCGCTGCGCCGGTTCCCAGCGCGCGTGGTCGTCGGCCACCACCACGAACCAGCTGCCCATGCGGTGGCCCGCCTTGTTCGCCGAAGCAAGCATGGTGAACCCGCCTGCCGCCCGCGGCAGCCGCTCCCCCAGCAGGTAGCGCCGGGCGAGTTGCGCGCGCTGCTCCGCGCCGAGCGAATCCCCCGTTCCGGCGATCACCCGGCCGGTGGCGCTGAGCACCCAGCAGTCCGCGCCCAGCTCGGCCGCGCCCGCCTCGACGAGCGCGGGCAGGCCGCCACCGGCGGTCACCGCGGCGAGCAGGCGCCGGTGGCGGTCGAGGCCCCCGCCGCCGTCCGCCCCGGCCCGTTCCGCGGCCAGGCCGAGGATGACGCGCTCGCTCACCGTCGCGAACGAGACGGACACCGGCACCTCGAACAACGGCAGGCCGACGCGGCGGCACGAGTCGATCATGTGCTGCGGCACCGGTCCGTCCACTTCGGCCGTACCGGCGCCGAGCGCGACCACCCCGGCCTCGGTCAGCGTGGTGACGAACGCGTCGGCGTCCTCGGGGCCGGGCAGCCACCGCATGCCGCAGAGCACCAGTTCGCCCCCGGTGAGGTACCGGGTGGGGTCGCTCAGGGTCGAGGTGAACACGCGGGCGAACTCGCGCTCGCGCGCGTCGGGGCCGTAGAGCAGGGTCAGTCCCAGCTCAGGCGTGTCCAGCAGGGCTCCGAGTCGCACCCGCACCTCCCTTTCCTCCGGCCCCCAGTACCGCATACCGGCACGTGAAGGGCCTTTGGAGGTAACCACAAAAACCACGCCGGGGGGGCACCGCGGGTTTCGGCGGATCGCCCGTGGCCCGGTTGCCGGGCCGGACTGTGTACTGCTTCACATCCAGCAGGCGGGCAGCAGTCGGGAGGAAGCAGGCATGGCGATCGTGCTCGGCGAGAACCAGTACGGCAAGGCGGAGAACCGCGTGGTCCGGATCGACCGCGACGGCGAACGGCACCGGATCACCGATCTGAACGTGAGCGTCTCGCTGTCCGGCGACATGATCGACACCCACCTCACTGGCGCGAACGACAAGGTGCTGGCCACCGACACGCAGAAGAACACGGTGTTCGCCTTCGCCAGGGAGGGCATCGGCGAGATCGAGGACTACGGCCTGCGCCTGGCCAGGCGGTTCGTCGACTCGCAGCCGTCGATCCACCGGGCACGGGTGCGCATCGAGAGCTTCCCGTGGGCCCGGCTGGAGGTGGGTGGCAAACCCGCGCACCATTCGTTCGCCCGCTCCGGCGAGGGCACGCGCACCGCGCTGATCACCTACGACGGCGAGCGGGCCGAGGTCACCGGCGGGCTGACCGACCTCACCGTGCTCAACTCGACCGACTCGGAGTTCTGGGGCTTCCCGCGCGACGAGTACACCACCCTGCCCGAGACGCGGGACCGCATCCTCGCCACCGCGGTGTCCGCGACCTGGCGGTTCGCCTCGGCCGACGGGGTGGACTGGGGCAAGGCTTTCGACACCGCCCGCGCGAGCCTGCTCGACGCGTTCGGCGGGACCTACAGCTACTCGCTGCAGCAGACGCTCTACGCGATGGGCAGCCGGGTGCTGGAGAACGTGCCGGAGATCGCCGAGGTCAGCCTGTCCCTGCCGAACAAGCACCACTTCCTCACCGATCTGTCGGCGTTCGGCCTGGACAACCCCGGCGAGGTGTTCCACGCCGCCGACCGCCCGTACGGCCTGATCGAGGGCACCGTGCGGCGGGACGATTCCTGAGAGGACGAGCACCATGGACTTCCTGCGCCCGCTGACGCTCGCCGACGCACTGGCGGCGAAGGCCGAACACCCGGACGCGGTCCCCCTCGCCGGCGGCACCGACGTGCTGGTCGAGCTGAACTTCGACCACCGGCGCCCGGCCGCGCTGCTGGACCTGACCCGGGTGCCCGACCTGCACGAACACTCCCGTGTGGACGGACGCGTCCGGATCGGCGCGGGCGTGCCGTACACCCGGATCATCGCCGAACTGGGCGCGGACCTGCCCGGGCTGGCGATGGCGGCACGCACGGTCGGCTCCCCGCAGATCCGCAACCGCGGCAGCGTGGGCGGCAACCTCGGCGCGGCCTCCCCCGCCGGTGACTCGCACCCCGCGCTGCTCGCCGCGGACGCCGAGGTGGAGATCGCCTCGGTGCACGGCGCGCGCCTGGTGCCGGTGAAGGACTTCTACCTCGGGGTCAAGCGCAACGTGCTCGCCGAAGACGAGCTGATCACCGCGGTGCA from the Amycolatopsis magusensis genome contains:
- a CDS encoding dihydrofolate reductase family protein; this encodes MAQLLRVQNFNVSSDGYGAGEGQSLQRPFGHADPREIFAWAGATASWPNRTEPGGTRGLDDHLVRDFHHNIGAEIMGRNKFGPQRGPWENHDWLGWWGDEPPFHTPVFVLTHHERPSFTLSDTTFHFVGGDLAAVLKRAKEAAQGKDVRLGGGATTIRAFLDADLVDTLHVAVAQPELGAGSRLWESPDELRDRFHVDVVPSPSGVTHHLFWRK
- a CDS encoding PucR family transcriptional regulator → MRLGALLDTPELGLTLLYGPDAREREFARVFTSTLSDPTRYLTGGELVLCGMRWLPGPEDADAFVTTLTEAGVVALGAGTAEVDGPVPQHMIDSCRRVGLPLFEVPVSVSFATVSERVILGLAAERAGADGGGGLDRHRRLLAAVTAGGGLPALVEAGAAELGADCWVLSATGRVIAGTGDSLGAEQRAQLARRYLLGERLPRAAGGFTMLASANKAGHRMGSWFVVVADDHARWEPAQREVAAEFAALAGLERSRLDDAKRIENRAAEPLLRRVLSAEATQADLDSRLGAAGFSAEDQVLVLSAGVQGGGPGLAPVILDEVLAPFGGPALVGSLDAETFGLLAVREPVDGLVERIREAVLVVEPALGSARLAVGIGRAPDAQALRPTVQEARHARKLAELAPGRASVVAGDEVASHLLLLAAVPEELRRSFGAKVLGPLLSYDEAHGSDLVHTVKVFLENSGSWTQTAAELHLHVNTLRYRVSRISELTGRDLSRFSDRVDLYLAGCFTRDWG
- a CDS encoding aminotransferase class V-fold PLP-dependent enzyme; protein product: MVATAWANAREQVSLDPAVTNLNAGSCGPLPRPVFDRVTALRARMAAGPMDFLSRQLPPLLWTARERLAGYLGARPERLAFATNVTGAVNLVASSVQPHLAAGGEILLSDQEYAPMRWCWERVARHQGLVVRTFRLPVQPLDPDEVVEAATAAMGPRTRLLFFSHVVSSTGLVLPATRLCEEARRRGVLTVVDGAQAPGFTDLDLAALPCDYYAGSGHKWLLAPTGVGFLHFAEDQAGVLRPPQVSWGYRPDGENPSDERNRFGSTDRLRNLECEGTRDLCPWLAVPSAIDFQAGLGHGRVRERMRELAAFTRERLSGWRGLEPVTPAHPGLSGAMTAFRLPPGTDTAGLRHGLWDRFRIDVPVLDRPDGPLLRVSTHFYNTETEVERLAEALKELSK
- a CDS encoding MFS transporter codes for the protein MTSVRGASKTGRTSKTSTATTALVLACTAHFLVVFDTSVITVALPSVRADLGFAPASLQWVVNSYTLAFAGLLLFGGRLADIHGHRRVFLGGLAVFTLTSLIGGLATSPAMLIAARAGQGAGAAVLAPLAVTMLTTSFPEGPRRTRALTISTAVALVGGASGNLLGGVFTEFLSWRSVLLVNVPIGIPVLFLAARVLARPAETPWGRVRLDLPGAVLATAGLTLLTLGVSQTHEHGWSEAAVAVPLAGGLLALLAFVVVEARFAASPLIPPRLFGLPGVGWGNLAMLLAGASQVPVWFFLTLSMQHVLGYSAAQAGLGFVPHALVMLVVGLRVVPWLMRHVQARVLIAAGAAIGALGFWWQSLLTPDSAYLGGILGPAVLISIGGGLVGTPLARTVTSGVGPLDAGAASGLMNTTRQFGGAFGLAVLLTVTGSGTSGSPAELASHYGDAFVGIAVFMLAIAVLTPVLPALRDRPLQV
- a CDS encoding serine hydrolase domain-containing protein — its product is MPFDHAHWQERFDALRTEHHVPGAALAVFVDGELHELAGGVLHRGTGVAVTTDSVFQSGSVAKVYTATLVMQLVDAGELRLDTRVADVLPGFAVADAEVARTVTIGRLLSHTSGIAGDFTLDTGRGDDCLARFVEACADVGQDCPPDTVISYCSTGYALLGRIVEVLTGQTWDDALRDRLFTPLGLHQSMTLPEEALRFRVAMSHLGELGTDPEPAPVWDMLPRSAGPYGRVLITAADVVRFARMHLDDGVAPDGTRVLSAGSAALMRQQVAGCLDTWSFMATGWGHGWALYDWDGVPGYGHDGASGGQFSYLRVVPGSGVVAALLTNGGVATSFFTDLFRELLGELAGVRMPEVFAPPAEPRPIDVAPLAGTYEREGVRLTVGERDGGPYLRFELLGGMAGYAPPIEAALVPVSANVLAMPGMGPVSAPWLPLVFGTFPDGTPYVYFGMRAAPRVGPVTPSPG
- the lat gene encoding L-lysine 6-transaminase; the protein is MVLEMPAARVPAGPDARDVRQALARHVLTDGYDLVLDLEASAGPWLVDAVTGTRYLDLFSFFASAPLGINPSCIVDDPAFVGELAAAAVNKPSNPDVYTVPYAKFVTTFARVLGDPLLPHLFFVDGGALAVENALKAAFDWKAQKLGLDDRAVNRLQVLHLERSFHGRSGYTMSLTNTDPSKTARYPKFDWPRIPAPALEHPLTTHAEANREAERRALEAAEEAFRAADGMIACFLAEPIQGEGGDNHFSAEFLQAMQDLCHRHDALFVLDEVQSGCGLTGTAWAYQQLGLRPDLVAFGKKTQVCGVMGGGRIGEVESNVFAVSSRISSTWGGNLADMVRATRVLETIERTDLLDSVVQRGKYLRDGLEALAERHPGVVTNARGRGLMCAVDLPDTEQRDAVLRRMYTGHQVIALPCGTRGLRFRPPLTITESELDQGLEALAASLAPRG
- a CDS encoding 2OG-Fe(II) oxygenase family protein, whose product is MTDATVPTFDLAELREGLHQEEFRHCLREKGVFYLKGTGLAEADHASAREIAVDFFDHGTEAEKKAVMTPIPTIRRGYAGLESESTAQITNTGKYTDYSMSYSMGTADNLFPSAEFEKAWEDYFARMYRASQDVARQVLTSVGAEPEVGMDAFLDCEPLLRLRYFPEVPEDRVAEEQPLRMAPHYDLSIVTLIHQTPCANGFVSLQVEVDGSYVDIPAQPGAVLVFCGAVATLVADGAIKAPKHHVAAPGADKRVGSSRTSSVFFLRPNGDFRFSVPRARECGFDVSIPAETATFDDWIGGNYINIRKTAAAR
- the pucL gene encoding factor-independent urate hydroxylase — translated: MAIVLGENQYGKAENRVVRIDRDGERHRITDLNVSVSLSGDMIDTHLTGANDKVLATDTQKNTVFAFAREGIGEIEDYGLRLARRFVDSQPSIHRARVRIESFPWARLEVGGKPAHHSFARSGEGTRTALITYDGERAEVTGGLTDLTVLNSTDSEFWGFPRDEYTTLPETRDRILATAVSATWRFASADGVDWGKAFDTARASLLDAFGGTYSYSLQQTLYAMGSRVLENVPEIAEVSLSLPNKHHFLTDLSAFGLDNPGEVFHAADRPYGLIEGTVRRDDS